One Labrus mixtus chromosome 22, fLabMix1.1, whole genome shotgun sequence genomic window carries:
- the pnpla8 gene encoding calcium-independent phospholipase A2-gamma, with product MSRIRTTLDSVTKAVGSADLMSKFSRLKPGSTAVDSAQSEKALAKAESVASNNTAAAPPSATAMEEEEERERVTAEEEHVAENPFVVTMKSPSSLASAATASATSASSTVAKQTMQLFHPAALSTNMDETYRTLALHINNYFGTSSPVEEEEEEEDNRPPIHQDRGADDPESESILSCIPKKTGDHIPILSPVAEAKSIDAPATSPPPSEKQSSPTDTSASESAPQSIPIPAPAASPKKGFSHYLSYPRPSVQAFVGSYITPLVPKFRSESKSAAAEKEKSLAVTEEESATEKERNKTDIEEEEAKKAKQQLLSQREKIIARVSVDNRTRALVKGLQRVTEVKLLISRVEELSCHLTEFPETRGVAIKESVLPSLLRLRQAKDLPLQSAVREALALVGYNEPVKGRGIRVLAIDGGGTRGLLALQTLQKLQNMTGKPVHQLFDYICGVSTGAILAFMLGIYQIPLEECQEMYRKLGADVFKQNVIVGTVKMGWSHAFYDSEIWENILKERMGEGIMIESARDPNCPKVSAVSAIVNRGLPLKGYVFRNYRLMPGVRSHYLGDCKHKMWQAIRASSAAPGYFQEFVLGKDLHQDGGLLINNPTALAIHECKCLWPNTPLQCVLSLGTGRYETAGKNGTTYTSLKAKLTNVISSATDTEEVHTMLDALLPPDTYFRFNPYMSEDIPLNENRPEKLNFLKSEGERYLERNEAKLRKAASVLGQQKSTIQRVAEWAKLKADMYEGLPFVSKL from the exons ATGTCGCGTATCAGGACCACCCTCGACAGCGTCACCAAGGCAGTCGGAAGCGCCGACCTCATGTCCAAGTTCTCCCGCCTCAAGCCCGGCAGCACCGCAGTCGACAGCGCTCAGTCGGAAAAGGCCCTTGCCAAAGCTGAGAGCGTGGCCTCCAACAACACGGCCGCGGCCCCACCGTCCGCAACCGccatggaagaagaagaggaaagggaGAGAGTTACAGCAGAGGAAGAGCACGTTGCGGAAAACCCTTTTGTCGTCACGATGAAGTCGCCATCTAGTCTAGCTTCAGCGGCGACCGCGTCTGCAACAAGCGCTTCCTCTACTGTGGCAAAACAAACTATGCAGCTGTTTCACCCGGCAGCTCTGTCCACCAACATGGATGAGACCTACAGAACTCTGGCTCTGCATATCAATAACTACTTTGGCACGAGTTCACcagttgaagaagaagaagaagaagaagacaacagGCCACCAATACATCAGGACAGAGGAGCTGATGATCCAGAGTCTGAGTCCATTCTTAGCTGCATTCCTAAAAAGACTGGGGACCACATTCCTATTTTGTCTCCAGTGGCAGAGGCCAAAAGTATTGACGCACCCgccacatctcctcctccttcagaaAAGCAAAGTTCTCCAACGGACACCTCTGCGTCTGAAAGTGCACCGCAGTCCATCCCCATCCCCGCACCCGCTGCCTCCCCTAAAAAAGGCTTCAGCCATTATCTCTCCTACCCTCGCCCCAGTGTTCAGGCGTTTGTCGGCAGCTACATCACGCCCCTGGTCCCCAAATTCCGAAGTGAATCCAAAAGCGCGGcggctgaaaaagaaaagtcgTTGGCAGTGACTGAGGAGGAGTCCGCCAcggaaaaggaaagaaacaagACGGAcattgaagaggaggaagcgAAAAAAGCAAAGCAACAGCTCTTGAGTCAAAGAGAGAAG ATAATAGCCAGGGTGAGTGTAGACAACAGGACGAGAGCTCTGGTGAAAGGCCTGCAGAGAGTCACCGAAGTCAAACTCCTCATCAGTCGAGTGGAGGAGCTCAGCTGTCACCTTACGGAGTTCCCTGAGACACGAGGTGTCGCAATcaag gagAGTGTGTTGCCCTCCCTGCTGCGTTTGCGCCAAGCCAAAGACCTCCCTCTCCAGTCAGCGGTGAGAGAGGCGCTGGCCCTGGTTGGCTACAATGAGCCAGTGAAAGGCCGAGGGATTCGGGTACTCGCTATTGATGGAGGCGGAACAAG GGGACTACTGGCCCTGCAAACGCTGCAAAAACTGCAGAACATGACGGGCAAACCAGTCCACCAGCTGTTCGACTACATCTGTGGAGTCAGCACAG GTGCCATTTTGGCCTTCATGCTGGGAATCTATCAGATCCCCTTAGAGGAGTGTCAGGAGATGTACAGGAAGCTGGGTGCAGACGTCTTCAAACAAAATGTCATCGTTGGAACCGTTAAAATGGGCTGGAGTCACGCCTTTTATGACAGTGAAATATGGGAAAACATCCTCAA GGAAAGGATGGGTGAGGGGATTATGATTGAGAGTGCCAGGGACCCAAACTGTCCTAAA GTGTCAGCAGTGAGTGCCATTGTGAACAGGGGTTTACCGCTGAAGGGCTACGTGTTTAGGAACTACAGACTCATGCCAGGAGTGAGATCCCACTACCTTGGagactgcaaacacaaaatgtggCAGGCTATCAGGGCCTCGTCTGCCGCCCCGGGATACTTCCAGGAATTTGTGCTGGGAAAAGATCTCCATCAG GATGGAGGACTCTTAATAAACAACCCCACAGCGTTGGCCATCCATGAGTGTAAGTGTCTGTGGCCCAACACCccgctgcagtgtgtgttgtctcTGGGCACTGGGCGGTACGAGACGGCCGGCAAGAACGGCACCACTTACACCAGTCTCAAGGCCAAGCTCACCAACGTCATCAGCAGCGCCACAGACACAGAAG AGGTGCACACCATGCTAGACGCCCTGCTGCCCCCGGACACCTACTTCCGCTTCAACCCCTACATGTCCGAGGACATCCCGTTGAACGAGAACCGCCCGGAGAAGCTGAACTTCCTCAAGAGCGAGGGCGAGCGCTACCTCGAGCGCAACGAGGCCAAGCTGAGGAAGGCGGCCAGCGTGCTCGGGCAGCAGAAGAGCACCATCCAGAGGGTGGCAGAGTGGGCCAAGCTCAAGGCCGACATGTACGAGGGGCTGCCCTTCGTATCCAAGCTGTAG